A window of Paenibacillus sp. 19GGS1-52 contains these coding sequences:
- a CDS encoding FMN-dependent NADH-azoreductase yields the protein MTNVLFIKANNRPVEQSVSVKLYHEFLESYKQSHPQDEITELDLFAEQLPYYDNTLITGMYKAAQGYEATPEEAAGAALVNKYLEQFIAAEKVVIAFPLWNMTVPAVLHTYIDYLSQAGKTFQYTAEGPNGLLGGKKVVLLNARGGIYSEGPAAGAEMAVNFVLGMLGFWGVTDIEQVIIEGHNQLPQQATEIIEKGLQLAKTTAASF from the coding sequence ATGACAAATGTCCTTTTTATCAAAGCTAATAACCGCCCTGTTGAACAATCCGTAAGTGTTAAGTTGTACCACGAATTTCTGGAGAGCTACAAACAAAGTCATCCACAAGATGAAATTACTGAATTGGATCTGTTTGCAGAACAACTTCCATATTACGACAACACGTTGATTACGGGAATGTACAAAGCAGCTCAAGGTTATGAAGCAACCCCTGAAGAAGCTGCAGGCGCTGCGCTGGTCAACAAATATCTGGAACAGTTTATTGCTGCTGAAAAAGTAGTCATCGCGTTCCCACTCTGGAACATGACGGTTCCGGCTGTATTGCATACTTATATTGACTACCTGAGCCAAGCCGGCAAAACATTCCAATACACTGCTGAAGGACCTAATGGCCTGCTAGGCGGCAAAAAAGTCGTTCTATTGAATGCCAGAGGTGGCATTTATTCCGAAGGACCTGCTGCTGGCGCTGAAATGGCCGTAAACTTTGTCTTGGGAATGTTAGGCTTCTGGGGAGTTACGGATATCGAGCAAGTAATTATCGAAGGACATAACCAGCTTCCACAACAAGCAACAGAAATCATCGAAAAAGGCTTGCAATTGGCTAAGACTACGGCAGCATCATTCTAA
- a CDS encoding alpha-amylase family glycosyl hydrolase → MYSQFTYLHSKCFLQTVAATALAAILLAGCSGNPPEGSAQSSASPQATAQQNHTVAPAATKQTTATSVTAVDEQPSTVFYEIFVRSFFDSDGDGIGDLKGVTEKLDYLNDGDPATTDDLGIGGIWLMPINPSPSYHGYDVTDYRSINPDYGTLEDLQELIQAAHQRGIKVIMDLVVNHTSKEHPWFVDSASNKEGKYRDWYIWAEDQKRPASGTSAAGSGNPWHSLLGSHYMGTFWEGMPDLNFDNPAVRREMLDIGQFWLKKGVDGFRLDAAKHIYEDLSTDKSAATTAKNVTWWQEFRKAMNAVNPQAYIVGEVWENSAVSVGAYLNQAFDSGFNFGLAETLLHSAEAEKDSGAAYTLERTYKLYSQISKDAFTDAIFLTNHDQNRVMSQLQDNLDHAKMAAAMLLTLPGNPFIYYGEEIGMLGVKPDEGIREPMRWVSEEDGKGQTTWEDSSNNTWTAENNVKSQNKDNHSLLERYRELISLRNAVPALRDGGIRDYSSGNTGVMAYERVSAQEQVLVMHNLTGKKQQVLLHPNVNGDSYHKVINYISDVAVLQGDSLTLPPYSSAILN, encoded by the coding sequence ATGTATTCACAGTTTACCTATCTACATTCAAAATGTTTCCTTCAGACTGTTGCTGCTACAGCCTTAGCTGCTATATTGCTGGCCGGTTGCTCCGGTAATCCACCAGAAGGATCTGCTCAGTCTTCCGCCTCTCCTCAAGCGACAGCACAGCAGAATCACACGGTGGCTCCAGCGGCTACCAAACAGACGACTGCCACATCCGTGACGGCTGTAGATGAGCAGCCTTCCACTGTCTTTTATGAAATATTTGTGCGTTCATTCTTTGACTCTGATGGTGACGGAATTGGTGATTTGAAGGGAGTTACGGAGAAACTTGATTATTTGAATGATGGCGATCCCGCTACCACAGATGATTTAGGGATTGGCGGTATTTGGCTCATGCCTATTAATCCTTCCCCGAGTTATCATGGCTACGATGTAACCGATTATCGGAGTATTAATCCTGATTATGGAACTCTAGAGGATCTGCAGGAGCTTATTCAAGCAGCACATCAAAGAGGCATCAAGGTGATTATGGACTTGGTGGTGAATCACACCTCGAAGGAACATCCGTGGTTTGTTGATTCTGCCAGCAATAAAGAGGGTAAATATCGGGACTGGTATATATGGGCAGAGGATCAGAAACGACCAGCAAGCGGAACAAGCGCTGCGGGCAGTGGAAATCCGTGGCACAGCCTGCTTGGGAGTCATTATATGGGAACCTTTTGGGAGGGGATGCCTGATTTGAATTTCGATAATCCCGCAGTTCGCAGGGAAATGTTGGACATCGGACAATTCTGGCTGAAAAAAGGCGTGGATGGCTTTCGACTGGATGCAGCCAAGCATATCTATGAGGATCTATCTACAGACAAAAGTGCAGCTACAACTGCTAAAAATGTAACCTGGTGGCAGGAATTCCGCAAAGCTATGAATGCTGTCAATCCGCAGGCTTATATTGTAGGCGAAGTATGGGAGAATTCTGCCGTATCTGTTGGTGCCTATCTCAATCAGGCCTTCGATTCCGGCTTTAACTTTGGCTTAGCAGAGACCTTGCTCCATTCCGCAGAAGCTGAGAAAGACAGTGGGGCAGCCTATACGCTGGAACGTACCTATAAGCTTTACTCACAAATCTCAAAGGACGCTTTTACCGATGCCATATTTCTGACTAATCATGATCAGAATAGAGTAATGAGCCAACTGCAAGACAACTTGGATCATGCTAAAATGGCTGCAGCAATGCTGCTAACCCTACCCGGAAATCCTTTTATCTACTATGGCGAGGAGATTGGGATGCTCGGTGTGAAGCCGGATGAAGGCATCCGCGAGCCCATGAGATGGGTGTCTGAGGAAGACGGCAAAGGACAAACAACTTGGGAAGACAGCAGCAATAACACATGGACCGCAGAAAATAATGTGAAAAGTCAAAATAAAGATAACCACTCGCTGCTGGAGCGATACCGTGAGCTCATCTCCCTTCGCAATGCCGTGCCTGCCTTACGTGACGGAGGGATTCGTGATTATTCTTCGGGCAATACAGGTGTTATGGCCTATGAAAGAGTGAGCGCTCAGGAGCAAGTACTAGTTATGCATAATCTTACAGGCAAAAAGCAACAGGTCTTGCTTCATCCCAATGTGAATGGAGACAGTTATCACAAAGTTATCAACTACATCTCTGATGTAGCAGTCTTACAGGGAGATTCCCTAACCTTACCTCCCTATTCATCTGCCATTCTGAACTAG
- a CDS encoding ABC transporter substrate-binding protein has translation MKRRYKRSLSLMLITLCFSVLAGCGGASTGVKVKIGEVTRSVFYAPEYVALSQNFFKDEGLEVELQTIPGGDKTMTALLSGAIDVALVGSETSIYVYQQGADDPVINFAQLTQRDGTFLFARKDAGDFSWDKVKGSTFLGQRKGGMPQMAGAYSLLQKGIDPAKDITLIQNIDFANIAGAFASGTGDYVQLFEPQASIFEREGRGKVVASFGIVSGYLPYTVFMSKESYISKNGDTVQKFTNAIQRAQLWVKDHSPEEIADAILPYFENTDRDIIISSVKRYKEQDTYAVNPVVDNEEWNNLLDVMENAGELKARVPVEKIVNNSFAEKAEASLKAGVSK, from the coding sequence ATGAAGAGAAGGTACAAGAGGTCCCTGTCACTCATGCTCATCACATTGTGTTTTTCAGTACTTGCCGGCTGCGGTGGAGCTTCAACGGGAGTAAAGGTGAAGATTGGGGAAGTCACCCGTTCTGTCTTTTATGCACCAGAATATGTGGCTTTGTCGCAGAACTTTTTTAAGGATGAGGGGTTGGAGGTAGAACTGCAGACGATTCCAGGAGGAGACAAGACCATGACTGCGCTTCTCTCGGGAGCTATTGATGTGGCGCTGGTAGGCTCAGAAACTTCCATTTATGTGTATCAGCAGGGTGCGGATGATCCTGTCATTAACTTTGCGCAGTTGACCCAACGGGATGGTACATTTCTGTTCGCCCGTAAGGATGCAGGGGACTTCAGCTGGGACAAAGTGAAGGGGTCAACATTTCTCGGGCAAAGAAAAGGTGGAATGCCACAGATGGCTGGGGCGTATAGCTTATTGCAAAAAGGGATTGATCCTGCCAAGGATATTACTCTAATTCAGAATATCGACTTCGCTAACATTGCCGGAGCCTTTGCTTCGGGGACCGGGGATTACGTGCAGCTGTTTGAACCTCAGGCATCCATCTTCGAACGTGAAGGCCGGGGTAAAGTGGTAGCTTCGTTTGGGATAGTGAGTGGCTATTTACCATATACGGTATTTATGTCCAAGGAGAGCTATATCAGCAAAAATGGTGATACCGTCCAGAAGTTCACCAATGCGATCCAGCGTGCACAGCTATGGGTGAAGGATCACAGTCCTGAGGAGATTGCCGATGCTATTCTGCCTTATTTTGAGAATACAGACCGGGATATTATAATATCGTCGGTCAAGCGCTACAAGGAACAGGATACCTATGCGGTTAATCCGGTTGTGGATAATGAAGAATGGAACAATCTGTTGGATGTCATGGAGAATGCCGGAGAATTGAAAGCACGTGTTCCAGTAGAGAAAATTGTAAATAACAGCTTTGCCGAAAAAGCTGAAGCCAGCCTTAAGGCTGGCGTCTCAAAATAA
- a CDS encoding ABC transporter ATP-binding protein yields MLPVVQLKGVTHAYLGDLEASLAVEDLNLTVEKGEFVSLVGPSGCGKTTILSIIAGLMQPSRGEVVINGRSMNGPSPEVGYMLQQDYLFPWRSILDNAVLGLELTGCLNEETKQKTLELLQDMGLKDKTKAYPAQLSGGMRQRVALVRTLATNPGLLLLDEPFSALDYQIKLQLEDLVSETLRRRGTTAVLVTHDLSEAIAVSSRVILLQRNPGKIRKVFPVPEVIRAAPPLYARDQAGFAELFHEIWQEMESAGRDS; encoded by the coding sequence ATGCTTCCAGTAGTGCAGCTAAAGGGAGTTACGCATGCCTATCTTGGCGATCTTGAGGCTTCATTAGCCGTTGAGGACCTGAATCTTACTGTTGAGAAGGGAGAATTCGTCAGTCTGGTTGGTCCCAGTGGATGCGGCAAGACAACTATATTATCGATCATAGCCGGGCTGATGCAGCCTTCGCGCGGTGAAGTAGTTATCAATGGTCGGTCCATGAATGGACCCTCTCCTGAGGTAGGGTATATGCTGCAGCAGGACTATCTTTTTCCCTGGCGCAGCATTTTGGACAATGCGGTGCTTGGTCTGGAGTTAACGGGATGTTTAAACGAAGAGACAAAACAGAAGACTTTGGAGCTGCTCCAAGACATGGGACTAAAGGATAAGACCAAAGCTTATCCAGCGCAGCTGTCGGGAGGCATGCGCCAAAGAGTGGCGCTGGTGCGCACCTTGGCCACCAATCCCGGACTTCTGCTGTTGGATGAACCTTTCTCGGCGCTGGATTACCAGATCAAGCTGCAGCTTGAGGACCTGGTATCAGAGACATTGCGCCGCCGCGGGACAACTGCAGTTCTAGTTACACATGACCTGTCCGAGGCGATTGCGGTCAGCAGCCGGGTTATTCTGTTGCAACGGAATCCGGGCAAGATCCGCAAAGTCTTTCCAGTGCCGGAGGTTATCCGGGCCGCACCTCCTTTATATGCACGTGATCAGGCAGGCTTCGCGGAGCTTTTTCATGAAATATGGCAGGAAATGGAGTCTGCAGGGAGGGACAGCTAG
- a CDS encoding ABC transporter permease: MHGEFQKKKQRRRNQVLAVRSSVLLLFFVLWEAGARLGYIDELLFSYPTKVFRQIWGDMVSGSLWPHLGITVGETAVGFVLGTLLGTLLAVIIWWSPFLSAVLDPYMVVFNSMPKVALGPIFIVMFGAGFTAIVVTTLSITVIITTLVVYNSFCSVDPNLIKVVRSFGATRVQVFNKVILPASFPTVVSTLKVNVGMSWVGVIVGEFLVAKSGLGYLIIYGFQVFNFTLVMSSLLIIAVVATAMYQLVLYVEKILLLRR; the protein is encoded by the coding sequence ATGCATGGAGAATTCCAGAAGAAAAAGCAGCGGCGGCGCAATCAGGTTCTTGCTGTGCGCAGCAGTGTGCTGCTGCTGTTCTTCGTCCTTTGGGAAGCGGGGGCCAGACTGGGCTATATTGATGAGTTGTTGTTCAGCTATCCTACGAAAGTCTTTCGGCAGATCTGGGGGGATATGGTTAGCGGCAGTCTATGGCCGCATCTCGGGATAACAGTAGGCGAGACTGCAGTTGGCTTTGTGCTGGGTACACTGCTTGGGACTCTGCTGGCTGTAATCATCTGGTGGTCTCCTTTTTTATCAGCAGTCCTTGATCCGTACATGGTTGTCTTTAATAGCATGCCGAAAGTAGCGCTCGGACCGATATTTATCGTAATGTTTGGTGCCGGATTCACGGCTATCGTCGTCACTACATTATCTATTACAGTGATTATAACCACGCTGGTTGTGTATAACAGCTTCTGCAGCGTGGACCCCAATTTAATCAAGGTAGTCCGCTCCTTCGGAGCAACACGCGTACAGGTGTTTAATAAGGTTATTCTGCCAGCCTCCTTTCCAACAGTGGTCTCTACATTAAAAGTGAATGTAGGCATGTCCTGGGTCGGAGTTATCGTTGGCGAATTTTTGGTCGCGAAGTCTGGCCTTGGTTATCTGATCATCTATGGCTTTCAGGTATTCAATTTTACACTGGTCATGTCCAGTTTGCTTATCATCGCAGTAGTGGCAACAGCAATGTATCAGTTGGTCTTATATGTGGAAAAGATTCTATTGTTGAGACGGTGA
- a CDS encoding aromatic acid exporter family protein: MGFRIIKTAAATVLSVLLAAAVGIPNAQSAGLLAILGVETTRKRSLRTITARFTASLVGLFFGCILFWVLGFHYWVLGMYVLFGFPLIVKSGFKEGIVTSSVIVFRVFGQAEITLHVLLQQIELLVIGLGSAGLVNLIYMPQTEGAMYVIRKEVDGFFSVIFTQMARTLREPGYIWDGKELIGANTAVQRGLSAAAREMENHVINPDAAWNVYFYMRKEQLESIQNMLQLLSQVYRQLPHGDMVAELFDQLSGDVLAEEYTGRTERLLYSLEEEFQKMGLPDTREEFEVRSAILQLCRELALYLKIAKRHKMPVGLKQEKRSLTAGE, from the coding sequence ATGGGATTTCGAATTATCAAAACAGCGGCTGCTACCGTCCTGTCCGTATTGCTGGCAGCTGCTGTAGGAATACCAAATGCGCAGAGTGCGGGTCTGTTAGCAATTCTGGGGGTGGAAACCACACGTAAGAGGAGTCTCCGGACGATAACGGCACGTTTTACGGCCTCGCTCGTGGGACTCTTTTTTGGCTGTATTTTGTTCTGGGTCTTGGGTTTCCATTATTGGGTGCTTGGAATGTACGTACTGTTCGGCTTTCCACTTATCGTGAAATCAGGCTTCAAGGAAGGGATCGTCACTAGCTCCGTTATCGTCTTTCGTGTATTTGGACAAGCTGAGATTACGCTGCATGTCCTGCTGCAGCAGATAGAATTGTTAGTGATTGGTCTCGGCTCCGCCGGGCTGGTGAATCTGATCTATATGCCACAGACCGAAGGGGCGATGTATGTAATCCGCAAGGAAGTCGATGGCTTCTTTTCTGTTATTTTCACTCAAATGGCCCGGACACTGCGTGAACCTGGATATATCTGGGATGGAAAAGAGCTTATTGGGGCGAACACGGCGGTACAACGCGGTCTGAGCGCTGCGGCTAGGGAAATGGAAAATCATGTGATAAATCCGGATGCGGCGTGGAATGTCTACTTCTACATGCGGAAGGAACAACTAGAATCGATTCAAAATATGCTGCAGCTGTTATCGCAGGTCTATCGCCAATTGCCGCATGGGGATATGGTGGCTGAATTGTTCGATCAACTCAGTGGAGATGTGCTGGCAGAAGAATATACAGGTCGGACAGAGCGACTTCTTTATAGTCTGGAGGAGGAGTTTCAAAAAATGGGGCTGCCGGATACTCGTGAGGAATTTGAAGTGCGATCTGCTATTTTGCAGCTATGTCGGGAACTGGCACTATATTTGAAAATTGCCAAGCGGCATAAAATGCCGGTAGGATTAAAGCAAGAAAAACGATCGCTCACAGCAGGCGAATGA
- a CDS encoding HD-GYP domain-containing protein — protein sequence MDKSNDNFIGKQLITNLFNEKGVFVLPANTLLSTDHIRLIKQHKIILEASDVIQLDKTAFFQIAVDDCTAAMENIFEQIRYNKSKRLPMIELRNEVIPFIQQVSERNDFYGILAALQSKDDYTYRHNVAVGILSTLLGKWLKLKPEDLGMLTIAATLHDIGKMMIPAEILTKEGPLTDEEYQLMKKHTTYGYEMIRDTVGTNHMQALVALQHHERMDGSGYPFGLLGHRITDFSKIVAVVDIFHAMTSDRFYRKASPLYQVLIQMQNDVFGKLDPYISRVFIDKLMQSMLGNEVELTDGRMGKIILILSHDPLRPLVNIGEEFVDLSRERTLGIVRVIPQ from the coding sequence ATGGACAAAAGCAATGACAACTTTATTGGTAAACAGCTTATAACCAACCTCTTTAATGAAAAGGGTGTATTTGTTTTACCCGCAAATACTTTATTAAGTACAGACCATATACGACTCATCAAGCAGCATAAGATTATTCTGGAGGCTAGTGATGTCATTCAGCTTGATAAAACGGCATTTTTTCAGATTGCTGTAGATGATTGCACGGCTGCGATGGAAAATATTTTTGAACAGATTCGCTATAACAAAAGCAAACGTCTGCCGATGATAGAGCTCAGAAATGAGGTTATTCCCTTTATCCAACAGGTATCTGAGCGGAATGATTTCTACGGAATTTTGGCTGCTCTGCAGTCCAAGGATGATTATACATACAGGCATAACGTTGCAGTGGGTATATTGTCCACGCTGCTTGGCAAATGGCTCAAATTGAAGCCGGAAGATCTCGGCATGCTGACCATCGCGGCCACTCTTCATGATATTGGGAAAATGATGATTCCTGCAGAAATATTGACCAAAGAGGGTCCATTAACGGATGAAGAATACCAACTGATGAAGAAGCATACCACTTATGGTTACGAGATGATCAGAGACACGGTAGGCACCAATCATATGCAGGCGCTTGTAGCGCTGCAGCATCATGAACGAATGGATGGCAGTGGATATCCATTTGGTCTGCTCGGACATCGGATAACGGATTTTAGTAAAATTGTTGCGGTAGTCGATATTTTTCATGCGATGACCTCTGATCGTTTCTACCGAAAAGCATCACCGCTATATCAGGTTCTAATTCAGATGCAAAATGATGTATTTGGCAAGCTTGACCCTTATATTTCCAGAGTGTTTATAGATAAGTTGATGCAGTCGATGCTAGGGAACGAGGTCGAACTGACGGATGGTAGGATGGGGAAAATTATTCTAATTCTTTCTCATGATCCGTTGCGTCCACTTGTGAACATCGGGGAGGAGTTCGTTGATCTTAGCAGGGAAAGAACGCTAGGTATTGTGCGAGTGATCCCGCAATAG
- a CDS encoding outer spore coat protein CotE: MSLSHKRQTREIITKAICGKGRKFSTATHTVTPPHHPTSILGAWIINHQYEAVAAGNGIEVIGTYDVNIWYSYDKNKQTEVAKETVSYVELIPLSYLDPRHRASTVEVSADATQEPNCVEAGVSPGGGSVTLRVEREFEAEMVAETKVRVYVSDQSDDLEDKDYDFDGESFDYDDLDPDALDDEL, from the coding sequence ATGTCATTAAGCCATAAACGTCAAACAAGGGAGATCATTACGAAGGCAATTTGCGGCAAAGGTCGTAAGTTCTCTACCGCAACCCATACCGTGACTCCGCCACATCATCCGACTAGTATTCTGGGGGCTTGGATTATCAACCACCAATACGAAGCGGTTGCCGCCGGGAACGGAATCGAAGTAATTGGTACTTATGATGTTAACATCTGGTACTCGTACGACAAAAACAAGCAGACCGAGGTAGCAAAAGAAACGGTCTCCTACGTGGAGCTTATTCCGCTGTCGTATCTGGATCCAAGACACCGTGCTTCCACTGTGGAGGTATCTGCGGATGCAACGCAGGAACCTAACTGTGTGGAAGCTGGCGTCTCTCCAGGCGGTGGTAGTGTAACGCTCCGTGTAGAGCGCGAATTCGAGGCGGAGATGGTGGCTGAGACCAAAGTCCGCGTGTATGTCAGCGATCAAAGTGATGATCTGGAAGACAAGGATTATGATTTTGATGGTGAAAGCTTTGATTATGATGATTTGGATCCTGACGCCCTGGATGATGAGTTGTAA
- a CDS encoding GNAT family N-acetyltransferase, protein MIRKLTEIDRKPLMALLIQEPALNLFLIGDVENFGFEQEFMELWGEFDPVDFHIKAVLLRFYKSYLPFAKGPFDVEGFAALLRKDKDVEMISGSSDVMKAFGKVINFRKEKHLYFAELKDMNEEIYKGLSASGSIKKATVSEVNAICALTDGIQEFESSSEGSRKSLHQTLMSGTGRTYYIECQGEVVATASTAAENSMSAMVIAVATHQAYREQGLATRVVVQLCADLLAEGRSLCLFYDNPKAGAIYKRLGFQDIGAWSMMYF, encoded by the coding sequence ATGATTCGCAAATTAACAGAGATTGACAGGAAACCATTGATGGCATTGTTAATTCAAGAACCTGCATTAAATTTATTCTTGATTGGCGATGTGGAGAATTTCGGATTTGAGCAAGAATTCATGGAACTATGGGGGGAATTTGATCCTGTGGATTTTCATATTAAAGCCGTCCTGCTGCGTTTCTACAAAAGCTATTTACCCTTTGCAAAGGGCCCTTTTGATGTGGAGGGCTTCGCCGCACTTCTGAGGAAGGATAAGGACGTCGAAATGATCTCTGGATCGTCGGACGTAATGAAGGCTTTTGGCAAAGTCATCAACTTCCGGAAAGAAAAGCATTTATATTTTGCAGAGCTAAAGGACATGAATGAGGAAATATATAAAGGATTATCGGCCTCAGGCAGCATCAAGAAAGCTACGGTATCAGAAGTGAATGCGATATGTGCACTTACGGATGGCATCCAAGAATTTGAGAGCAGCTCGGAAGGCTCGCGAAAAAGCTTGCATCAAACGCTGATGAGCGGCACCGGCCGCACTTATTATATAGAATGCCAAGGCGAAGTGGTGGCTACCGCGTCCACAGCGGCGGAAAACTCCATGTCGGCGATGGTTATTGCCGTAGCCACCCACCAGGCCTATCGAGAACAAGGATTAGCTACACGTGTAGTTGTTCAGCTATGTGCAGATCTTCTCGCTGAAGGACGATCGTTATGTTTATTCTATGATAACCCGAAAGCTGGAGCCATTTATAAACGGCTTGGCTTCCAAGATATCGGAGCCTGGTCCATGATGTATTTCTAG